Proteins co-encoded in one Pseudopipra pipra isolate bDixPip1 chromosome 12, bDixPip1.hap1, whole genome shotgun sequence genomic window:
- the FOXB1 gene encoding forkhead box protein B1 — protein sequence MPRPGRNTYSDQKPPYSYISLTAMAIQSSPEKMLPLSEIYKFIMDRFPYYRENTQRWQNSLRHNLSFNDCFIKIPRRPDQPGKGSFWALHPSCGDMFENGSFLRRRKRFKVVKSDHLAPSKPADAAQYLQQQAKLRLSALAATGTHLPQMSTYNLGVSQPSSFKHPFAIENIIAREYKMPGGLAFSTMQPMPAAYPLPNQLTTVGSSIGTGWPHMYSSGMIDTATPISMASSEYGAYGVPIKPLCHGGQTLPAIPVPIKPTPAAVPALPALPAPIPTILSNSPPSLSPTSSQTATSQSSPATPSETLTSPAPALHSVAVH from the coding sequence ATGCCTCGCCCGGGCAGAAACACTTACAGTGATCAGAAGCCTCCCTACTCCTACATCTCGCTGACCGCCATGGCGATCCAGAGCTCCCCGGAGAAGATGCTGCCCCTGAGCGAGATCTACAAGTTCATCATGGACCGCTTCCCCTACTACCGGGAGAACACGCAGCGCTGGCAGAACTCCCTCCGCCACAACCTGTCCTTCAACGACTGCTTCATCAAGATCCCGCGGCGCCCCGACCAGCCGGGCAAGGGCAGCTTCTGGGCGCTGCACCCCAGCTGCGGGGACATGTTCGAGAACGGCAGCTTCCTGCGGCGCCGCAAACGCTTCAAGGTGGTCAAGTCGGACCACCTGGCCCCCAGCAAGCCGGCGGACGCGGCGCAGTACCTGCAGCAGCAGGCGAAGCTGCGGCTCAGCGCCCTCGCGGCCACCGGCACCCACCTGCCCCAGATGTCCACGTACAACCTCGGCGTGTCCCAGCCCTCCAGCTTCAAGCACCCCTTCGCCATCGAGAACATCATCGCCAGAGAGTACAAGATGCCCGGGGGCCTCGCCTTCTCCACGATGCAGCCCATGCCGGCCGCCTACCCCCTCCCCAACCAGTTGACTACGGTGGGCAGCTCCATTGGCACGGGCTGGCCCCACATGTACAGCTCCGGCATGATCGACACCGCCACCCCCATCTCCATGGCCAGCAGCGAGTACGGCGCCTACGGCGTGCCCATCAAGCCGCTGTGCCACGGGGGGCAGACTTTGCCGGCCATCCCCGTCCCCATCAAGCCGACCCCCGCCGCGGTGccggccctgcccgccctgcccgcGCCCATCCCCACCATCCTGTCGAACTCGCcgccctccctcagccccacgTCCTCGCAGACGGCCACCAGCCAGAGCAGCCCGGCCACCCCCAGCGAGACTCTGAccagccccgcgcccgccctGCACTCGGTGGCCGTGCACTGA